TTCCCTTTATATTTACATTGAAAACCGATTGAAGCCTTGATGACAGCATCTTTGCCGTTCCGATTCCTGTGCCGCACACAACAAGCACATCCATTCTATTCATCACCGGTGATTTTTGCCTCTCTATCGCTGCACCAAAATGCATCACAAAATAACCGATTTCTTCATCATTAAGCTTGTTTCCTGCATATTCCTCTAAAGGTTTTAGACAACCTTTCACTACTTCAAAAAGCCTGCTGTAATTCCTTTTTATTTCATCCAATACTGGATTTTTCAGATCTAAGCCATGGCTTAACCTGTATATTGTAGGTCTTACATGCTCTAAAAGCCCTTCAAAAAGTTGCACATCTCTGGATAAGTCTATATTTACTTCCTTTTCTACATTGCTTATAATCTTTTTCGTAACAAGCTCCAGTTCAAGCCAATTTTTATCTTTGTTGCTTTTTTTATTTGTCACATTGCTTCCCAAAAGATGGACAGTTATATAGCCGATCTCGTCTATAGGTATGTTGACATTAAAATGCTTTTCAAGCATCTTGGCTATATTTGAAGCGACGCTGAATTCCTTCGTCATTTCCAGCGATTTTAATTCTTCTGTAGGCATTATGATGTCTCTTCCAAGCTCTATCCTCTTTATAGCGATTGCAATATGAGCAACTAACCCTGTAAAGGCTGCATCAGAAAATACCGTCTCCAATTCATTTTCCGCAATTCTTATGCATTCCTCAATGTACGATATATCAATATTTTGAAAAAGCCTTTTTATTTCGTTGTCCATGCCTACGTTTATCTTCGTGTACATAGGCGATTTTACGATGTCAAGCACCTTTTCTATATCTACCGTTTCCGTAAGAAGCTCTATAGCGGCTTTTCTAAGTTTCTTTTCATCACCTATGACTTTCAATCCATACTTTGGCACTGATTTAAGCTCAAGCCCATGCTCTAAAAGCCATTCCCTCACTTTATCAAGGTCATTTATTATAGTGCTTCTTGACACCAATAATTTGTCTGCCAGCGTATTTATCGTCGTATAATCTTTTTGTCCCATTAGACTGCTTAAAATAATGTTAACCCTTTCTTTCTGCGAAAGCGCATAATGGTAAATACTTACGTCGTCTAAAATCTCTAATGCTTTTTTTCTGTCTTCCAATGATTCAGAAAATTTCACACCTACATTTGGTTTTCTTATCAATTGTGGCAAACTATTGTACTTTAAAAATTCATCAATTGCATCAAGGTCATACCTTATCGTCCTTGAGCTTACCTTAAATGAACTGGCCAGTTCAGTGATCTTGACCGGGAGGCTTGAATTAACAAGCTTCATCAATATGTGTGTGCATCTTTCATTGAGTATGATAATTATCACCTCTTTCATTATCAATTATATTATCATTTGTCTTGCTTGAAAAGCTTAACATTTTTCAAATCAATTATGGCAAATTTGCACTATATATTATACTGTATTTTTAAAAACAAAAATACCGCCTCGACTTTTAGTCTTGACGGTATATTTATCTATCTGATAACACTCACATTTAATTTTCATTCATAAATTTTTCCAATGTATCTCTATATGGAAGTCCATCGTTGTCACCTGGCGACATAATTATTATCGCACCTATTGCATTGCCTCTTTTTACTGCATCTTTTAGCGTAAGCCCTTCTAACAGCCCGCTTATTACACCTGTTGCAAATCCATCTCCAGCACCAACTGTGTCAACTACTTTTTCAACTTTATATCCACTTACAGTGAAGCTCTCGTCTTTTGTCTTGACATATGCTCCTCTGTCGCCAATCTTTATAATGACAGCATCAACTCCTCGCCTTAAGTAAAAATCAGCTATGACATCAACATCATCTGAACCTGTCAAAATAAATCCTTCTTTTATGCCTGGCATTACAATATCGCAATTAGATGCGATGTCGTTTAACGTTGCCACCATCTCATCTTCACTTTTCCAAAGGCTCTTTCGTATATTGGGATCAAATGAAATCCTTATGCCATTTTCTTTTCCAATCTGAATCATTTTGTAGACAGTATTCAATGTGTCTTTTGAAAGAGCTGCTGTTATGCCTGTAATGTGTATGTGGTTGATCTCACTCGCATCACAATCAATGTCATTTGGTGTCATGTGGGATGCTGCAGAACCCTTTCTAAAGTAAAATATGTCTGGATCTCCTTTTGATGTCTTTGATTTAAGCATAAAACCTGTCGGGTACTCATCAGTAAATTTTACCGATGAAACGTCGATTTTTTCTTCCAACAATTTATTATAAATGTACTTGCCAAAAGGATCGTTTCCAAGCTTCGTAATGTATTTAACATTATGCCCCAGCCTGCTTAAACCTATGGCCACATTTGCTTCTGCTCCTGCCAACGCTTTTGTAAACTTGCTGACATTGTCAAGGGTACCTTCTTCATCTGCAATGAACAATGCCATAGGTTCTCCTGCCAATAAAACCTTTGCCAAAATGTATCACCTACTTATCCAATTTACTTCAAGGCATTTACCAGCCTTTTTGCTCTTTCTTCTAAAAGGTCAAGATTATCAAAGTTTATTCCCTTTGTCAGATATCCGCCTACGCCAACTGCATATGCGCCGTTTTCAAACCACTCATTTATATTCTCGTCATTTACGCCGCCTGTAGGCATAAACTCCAGAAATGGAAATGGTCCTTTGAGAGATTTTATTATCTTTGAATCGACAAATTCTCCAGGGAAAAGCTTAATGACTTCTGAGCCCATCTTGTAAGCTTTAAACATCTCCGTAGTTGTAGCTGCAGCCATCGAGAAAAATACATCATTTTTCTTGCAATATGCTGCCACTTCCTCAACAATGCAAGGTGTCACCACAAAATCTGCCCCATTTTCTACAGCTTCCTCTGCCTGATTTAACTCTAATACCGTTCCTGCACCTATTACCTTATCAGGGTATTTCCTTTTAAGCTCCTTAATAAGCTTTCCTGCACCTTCCACAGTGTAGGTTATCTCTATTATGTTTATGCCGCTTTCTATGACTTTCTCGGCCATCTTAAGTCCCAATTCATAATCTTTGCACCTTATGACTGAAAATATCCCTCCTTTTGTTTTCTCTTTTATTTCCTTAAAACTCATATAAATCATCCTTTCCATATATTTATTTAATGAGATCTTGTAGATCCCCTTATTACAAGCTCCGCTTTTAAAACAACCTTCTTAGGTTCAATTTCATTGCCACTGCTTATCCTATTAATAAGCATTTTAGCTGATTCCACGCCAACTTCATAGGTAGGCTGCGATATGGTAGTAATCCCTGGCGGTATAAGGGACGCCCATCCCCAATCGTCGTAACCACATACGGCAACATCATCAGGTACCTTTAAATTCATCTTATTTATGACTTGCAGTACATTTAAAAGCACAACACCATTTACGGCAAATAATGCCGTCCTGCACTTCCTATAGTCTCTCATCATTGATACTATATTTTTTTCAATTTTGCTTAAATCATCGTCTACTTCAAATATCAAATTGTTGTTATCTATTCCGTATTTTTTTGAGACATCTGTAAATGCCTGCTTTCTTTCGGTTCTGGTGCTTATATCGCCTATCCTTTCAGTAAAAAAGCCTATTCTTTCATATCCATTTTTTATAAGGTGCAAAATAAGCTCTGATGTAACTTCGTAGTTGTTGACAACAACGGTATCAAATACAATGTCTTTTATGCTTCTATCAGCTAATACTACAGGCAAACCTTTTTTAGACAGTTCTATCAAAAACTCGTCATTACCACCTGCTGTGTTTATTATAAGCCCATCTATATTGTTGTCTAAAAGTGATAAGATGTACTCTCGCTCTTTTGTGGCATCATTATCTGTGCTGGCTATTATTAAATTATATCCGTCTTCTTTTAAGACTTTTTCTATGCCTTTCACAAGGATTGACGAAAAATGGTTGCCTATGTCAGACACAAGAACACCTATAAGGTTTGACTTATTAAGCTTTAAACTGCGAGCCAAATTATTGGGTCTGTAGTTAAGTTCATCTA
The nucleotide sequence above comes from Thermoanaerobacterium sp. PSU-2. Encoded proteins:
- a CDS encoding bifunctional 4-hydroxy-2-oxoglutarate aldolase/2-dehydro-3-deoxy-phosphogluconate aldolase; this translates as MSFKEIKEKTKGGIFSVIRCKDYELGLKMAEKVIESGINIIEITYTVEGAGKLIKELKRKYPDKVIGAGTVLELNQAEEAVENGADFVVTPCIVEEVAAYCKKNDVFFSMAAATTTEMFKAYKMGSEVIKLFPGEFVDSKIIKSLKGPFPFLEFMPTGGVNDENINEWFENGAYAVGVGGYLTKGINFDNLDLLEERAKRLVNALK
- a CDS encoding sugar kinase, encoding MAKVLLAGEPMALFIADEEGTLDNVSKFTKALAGAEANVAIGLSRLGHNVKYITKLGNDPFGKYIYNKLLEEKIDVSSVKFTDEYPTGFMLKSKTSKGDPDIFYFRKGSAASHMTPNDIDCDASEINHIHITGITAALSKDTLNTVYKMIQIGKENGIRISFDPNIRKSLWKSEDEMVATLNDIASNCDIVMPGIKEGFILTGSDDVDVIADFYLRRGVDAVIIKIGDRGAYVKTKDESFTVSGYKVEKVVDTVGAGDGFATGVISGLLEGLTLKDAVKRGNAIGAIIIMSPGDNDGLPYRDTLEKFMNEN
- a CDS encoding LacI family DNA-binding transcriptional regulator; the protein is MSNENFKITIDYVAKKAGVSKTTISRFLNGRFEYMSDATRENIKKVIDELNYRPNNLARSLKLNKSNLIGVLVSDIGNHFSSILVKGIEKVLKEDGYNLIIASTDNDATKEREYILSLLDNNIDGLIINTAGGNDEFLIELSKKGLPVVLADRSIKDIVFDTVVVNNYEVTSELILHLIKNGYERIGFFTERIGDISTRTERKQAFTDVSKKYGIDNNNLIFEVDDDLSKIEKNIVSMMRDYRKCRTALFAVNGVVLLNVLQVINKMNLKVPDDVAVCGYDDWGWASLIPPGITTISQPTYEVGVESAKMLINRISSGNEIEPKKVVLKAELVIRGSTRSH
- a CDS encoding BglG family transcription antiterminator translates to MKEVIIIILNERCTHILMKLVNSSLPVKITELASSFKVSSRTIRYDLDAIDEFLKYNSLPQLIRKPNVGVKFSESLEDRKKALEILDDVSIYHYALSQKERVNIILSSLMGQKDYTTINTLADKLLVSRSTIINDLDKVREWLLEHGLELKSVPKYGLKVIGDEKKLRKAAIELLTETVDIEKVLDIVKSPMYTKINVGMDNEIKRLFQNIDISYIEECIRIAENELETVFSDAAFTGLVAHIAIAIKRIELGRDIIMPTEELKSLEMTKEFSVASNIAKMLEKHFNVNIPIDEIGYITVHLLGSNVTNKKSNKDKNWLELELVTKKIISNVEKEVNIDLSRDVQLFEGLLEHVRPTIYRLSHGLDLKNPVLDEIKRNYSRLFEVVKGCLKPLEEYAGNKLNDEEIGYFVMHFGAAIERQKSPVMNRMDVLVVCGTGIGTAKMLSSRLQSVFNVNIKGTVAYHQVKDQLKKKHVDLIVSTVPVNAEGIKTVVVNPLLTENDIEKLKLFIRNDRTYAIKLDDLIEIIEKHCSILNRQKLIEELKEFLDIEDVNEERGVAEPLLKDLLTEKTIKLNVEVKDWEEAVRIGGELLEKEGAIEHRYIDAMIDSVKEIGPYIVIAPGIAMPHARPESGAKKIGMSLITLKNPVNFGNKENDPVKIVVCLCAVDHSSHLKALSELVELLGDDEKVEYMLKCVDSKNILDYIKDCELKGEKHEKFRIY